One window of Flavobacterium ammonificans genomic DNA carries:
- the rseP gene encoding RIP metalloprotease RseP gives MDIVIKLSQFLMSLSLLIILHELGHFIPAKLFKTRVEKFYLFFDVKFSLLKKKIGETEYGIGWLPLGGYVKILGMIDESMDKEQMALPPQPWEFRSKPAWQRLIIMLGGVTVNFVLAFIIYIGMAFAYGEMFVATKDLKDGLLIENPVMQQAGFQTGDKILAIDGEPLERVDSQMNAQILMAKEVVIERNGVSKTIAMPIDFVDQLSKIEKVSLATIRMPFVVGAVSEGSKNKTLQPKDIVLRLNEEPAKYMDQARTILEKNKNKLIVAGVLRNDQEIQVPVQVDADGKLGVQLGALDLKSLEKLGYYKVSKHEFGFFESFPIGIQKGADQLVGYGKQLKMIFNPETKAYKQVGGFAAIFNIFPSSWSWEVFWNITALLSIMLGVMNLLPIPALDGGHVVFLLFEIISGKKPSEKFLENAQMVGIVLLISLLLFANGNDIYKAIVGK, from the coding sequence ATGGATATTGTTATCAAGCTTTCTCAATTTTTAATGAGTTTATCATTACTAATTATTTTACACGAATTAGGGCATTTTATACCTGCCAAATTATTCAAAACTAGAGTAGAGAAATTCTACTTGTTTTTTGATGTAAAATTTTCGCTTTTGAAAAAGAAAATTGGCGAAACCGAGTACGGAATTGGGTGGTTGCCTTTGGGCGGCTATGTAAAAATTTTGGGTATGATCGACGAGAGTATGGACAAAGAACAAATGGCCTTGCCACCACAACCTTGGGAGTTTCGTTCTAAACCAGCTTGGCAACGTTTGATCATAATGTTAGGCGGTGTAACGGTGAATTTTGTTTTGGCGTTTATCATTTATATCGGGATGGCATTTGCTTATGGCGAAATGTTTGTAGCTACCAAAGATTTGAAAGACGGATTACTAATTGAAAACCCTGTAATGCAACAAGCAGGTTTTCAAACGGGAGATAAAATACTTGCTATTGACGGAGAGCCATTAGAGCGTGTTGACAGCCAAATGAACGCTCAAATTCTTATGGCTAAAGAAGTAGTTATAGAAAGAAATGGGGTTTCAAAAACCATCGCTATGCCTATCGATTTTGTAGACCAATTGTCAAAAATAGAAAAAGTATCACTTGCAACTATTCGTATGCCGTTTGTGGTAGGAGCTGTTTCTGAAGGGTCAAAAAACAAGACTTTACAACCTAAAGATATCGTCTTGCGTTTGAACGAAGAGCCAGCAAAATATATGGATCAAGCTAGAACAATTTTGGAAAAGAATAAAAACAAGCTCATTGTAGCGGGTGTTTTGAGAAACGACCAGGAAATACAAGTACCGGTTCAGGTGGATGCAGATGGAAAATTAGGGGTTCAATTGGGTGCTTTGGATTTAAAATCTCTTGAAAAACTAGGCTATTACAAAGTAAGTAAACACGAATTTGGATTCTTTGAATCGTTCCCGATTGGAATTCAAAAAGGAGCGGATCAATTAGTGGGCTATGGCAAACAATTGAAGATGATTTTCAATCCAGAAACGAAGGCGTACAAACAAGTAGGAGGTTTTGCAGCAATATTTAACATATTCCCAAGTTCATGGAGTTGGGAAGTATTTTGGAACATTACGGCCTTGTTATCTATTATGCTTGGGGTTATGAACTTATTGCCAATTCCGGCTTTGGATGGGGGTCATGTGGTGTTTTTATTGTTTGAAATTATTAGCGGCAAGAAACCAAGCGAGAAATTTTTAGAAAACGCACAAATGGTTGGTATTGTTTTACTTATCAGCTTGTTGTTGTTTGCTAACGGAAATGATATTTATAAAGCAATTGTAGGCAAGTAA
- a CDS encoding site-specific integrase, with protein sequence MVNLKTLLDTRRAKSDGSFNIIFRITQNRKVYTLNSGVSISLTYWNDKRIEIDKSHPNANLLNLKITQKYFKIQKAILQLDDEFSIEQLRFMIDDNPKKQLNTTFKTFSDKLISQMIEVNRTGNAIIYQTAVNRLLSFYGRDDLGFQEIDYSLLDDFAHHLSMNGLKQNSISNYFRSIRAIYNKAIKAKIIERSNYPFAEISIRTEKTAKRAVSKDDITKLIRLNLETNSTAERSLKYFLLSFYLRGMSFTDMAYLKQSNIIDGRVEYKRRKTHKNYSIKLFPEAQVLFKQFNVDGSKYLLPILPNDALEDSLGAKKLIRQFIKTTNKYLKRLSEQVGLSSPVTTYTSRHSFGTIAKRLGYSNELIAEALGHEFGNKITNIYLDTFDTDVLDAMHKHVIS encoded by the coding sequence ATGGTAAATCTTAAAACACTTCTTGATACAAGAAGAGCTAAATCTGACGGAAGTTTCAATATCATCTTCCGAATCACCCAAAACCGAAAAGTGTACACACTCAATTCTGGAGTATCAATATCATTAACTTATTGGAATGATAAAAGAATTGAAATCGATAAATCACACCCCAATGCCAACTTACTCAATCTAAAAATTACCCAAAAGTACTTCAAGATACAAAAAGCTATTTTACAGTTAGATGATGAGTTTAGTATTGAACAACTTCGGTTTATGATAGATGACAATCCAAAGAAGCAGCTGAATACCACCTTTAAAACGTTTTCTGATAAGCTAATTTCTCAGATGATTGAGGTAAACAGAACAGGTAACGCTATTATATACCAAACAGCGGTTAACAGACTGCTAAGTTTTTATGGTAGAGATGATTTAGGGTTTCAGGAAATAGATTACTCTCTCTTAGATGATTTTGCACACCACCTATCCATGAACGGATTGAAGCAAAACAGTATTTCAAACTACTTTAGGTCTATTCGGGCTATTTACAACAAGGCCATTAAAGCCAAGATCATAGAACGATCAAACTATCCTTTTGCTGAGATTAGTATAAGGACTGAAAAAACAGCAAAAAGAGCCGTTTCTAAAGACGATATCACTAAGCTGATACGTTTAAACCTTGAAACAAATTCTACAGCAGAGAGGTCTTTAAAATACTTCCTTTTGAGCTTCTATCTGCGTGGTATGTCCTTTACTGATATGGCTTACCTTAAGCAATCCAATATAATCGATGGGAGAGTGGAATACAAACGACGTAAGACACATAAAAACTACAGCATAAAGCTCTTTCCTGAAGCACAAGTACTTTTTAAACAGTTCAATGTTGATGGAAGTAAATACTTGTTGCCTATTTTACCAAATGACGCTCTAGAGGATAGTCTTGGAGCTAAAAAACTCATTCGTCAATTCATCAAAACCACCAACAAATACCTCAAACGTTTATCCGAGCAAGTTGGACTAAGTTCTCCTGTAACAACATACACCTCGAGGCATTCTTTTGGTACAATAGCTAAACGATTGGGATACTCCAATGAGTTAATTGCAGAAGCATTGGGCCACGAGTTCGGTAATAAAATTACAAACATCTATTTGGACACATTCGATACTGATGTACTTGATGCAATGCATAAACACGTTATTAGCTAA
- a CDS encoding replication/maintenance protein RepL → MGTVKQRYKDTKAKEIVDHETGEIIDVSYAGLIERKSTNDISISSKAYVYLDTDQLFTLLANGITQVELALLVTVSNNLMIGSNICMINDDKPHTADSIAKMIGTSQQSVKLKLKSLEKIGAIYHGIMKENKRLGKVYIVNPHIIRKGHKMKQSLATIFDEIKRQY, encoded by the coding sequence ATGGGAACTGTAAAACAAAGATACAAAGACACAAAAGCGAAAGAAATTGTTGACCATGAGACTGGCGAAATAATAGATGTTAGCTATGCGGGCTTGATAGAAAGAAAAAGTACAAATGACATCAGCATTAGTAGCAAGGCATATGTTTACCTTGACACAGACCAACTATTTACATTGCTAGCTAATGGCATAACACAGGTTGAATTAGCGTTATTAGTAACAGTTTCAAACAACTTAATGATAGGTAGTAACATTTGCATGATAAATGATGATAAGCCCCATACAGCAGACAGCATCGCTAAAATGATTGGTACATCACAACAATCAGTCAAACTCAAATTAAAGAGCTTAGAAAAGATTGGAGCGATATACCATGGCATAATGAAGGAGAACAAAAGATTAGGGAAAGTGTACATAGTGAATCCGCATATTATTAGAAAAGGTCATAAAATGAAACAGTCATTAGCAACAATATTTGACGAAATTAAAAGACAGTATTAG
- a CDS encoding HNH endonuclease: protein MDKFEDADYWKGIVLYGLNQATYKIALGKTILELASEGKETIEWHQLSKVYLDTYIERLKSSDNPQQSNPSRRTKMERIVDLLKKELIDYNGAVNLVATEAFNDVIPRFQTIGTDKDIVGEKFYHFDFGKKLYLHDATFQINETLKQELADELDARWSLLEGAFSLAHGDFKLSNDVRDVYLENSYMRTNITSNIPFLQGYQGNICFYCGEKIGDKDIHVDHVLPRQFIQHDEIWNLVLSHSICNMNKNDSLIGKHYFEKLVARNENIMGSNHPWKKKIANALGDTSVKRNKSMLYHYENAKIVLKNNYWENSPHYNRETDPFFKRLITKLNNR, encoded by the coding sequence ATGGATAAATTCGAAGATGCAGACTACTGGAAAGGGATAGTTCTTTATGGTTTAAATCAAGCCACTTACAAGATTGCTCTTGGTAAAACTATTCTAGAACTTGCTTCTGAAGGTAAAGAGACTATAGAATGGCATCAGCTATCCAAAGTTTATTTGGACACGTATATTGAGAGGCTTAAATCTAGTGATAATCCACAGCAAAGTAATCCCTCGAGAAGAACAAAGATGGAAAGAATTGTTGACTTACTAAAAAAAGAATTAATTGATTATAATGGCGCAGTTAATTTAGTGGCAACAGAAGCTTTCAATGATGTTATTCCAAGGTTTCAAACGATTGGAACTGATAAAGATATTGTTGGGGAGAAGTTCTACCACTTTGATTTTGGAAAAAAGCTCTATTTACATGATGCTACTTTCCAAATAAATGAAACATTGAAACAAGAGCTCGCAGATGAGCTTGATGCTAGATGGAGTTTATTAGAAGGGGCTTTCTCTTTAGCACATGGTGACTTTAAGTTGTCCAATGATGTCAGAGATGTTTATCTAGAGAATAGCTACATGCGTACAAATATAACTTCCAACATTCCGTTCTTACAAGGTTACCAAGGAAATATATGCTTCTATTGCGGAGAAAAAATTGGAGATAAAGACATTCATGTAGATCATGTATTACCAAGACAATTCATCCAACATGATGAAATATGGAATCTTGTGTTGAGTCATAGCATCTGCAACATGAACAAAAATGACTCATTAATAGGTAAGCACTACTTTGAGAAGCTAGTAGCACGTAATGAGAACATCATGGGAAGTAATCATCCATGGAAAAAGAAAATTGCTAACGCTCTTGGAGACACTTCTGTAAAGAGGAATAAATCAATGCTATATCATTATGAGAACGCAAAGATTGTCCTTAAGAACAATTACTGGGAGAACTCTCCACATTATAACAGAGAAACAGATCCCTTTTTTAAAAGACTAATAACCAAACTAAATAATCGATGA
- a CDS encoding HIT family protein, which produces MSVFQQIEPKHYVFETNYFFAIYDRFPVSLGHLLIISKDLKKDYFSLDEKEKNDLNTAIESGKGEIEKQFSPSGYNIGMNCGEDAGQTVMHFHCHIIPRYKGDTKNPRGGIRHCIQGKGYY; this is translated from the coding sequence ATGAGCGTCTTTCAACAGATAGAACCAAAACATTACGTTTTTGAAACAAATTATTTCTTCGCAATCTATGATAGGTTTCCTGTTTCATTAGGACATCTTTTAATCATTTCTAAGGATTTAAAAAAAGATTACTTTAGTTTAGATGAAAAAGAAAAAAACGATCTAAATACAGCTATTGAAAGCGGTAAAGGGGAGATTGAAAAACAATTTTCTCCTTCAGGGTACAACATTGGAATGAATTGTGGTGAAGATGCTGGGCAAACTGTAATGCACTTTCATTGTCACATTATTCCAAGATACAAAGGCGATACGAAAAACCCTAGAGGAGGCATAAGACATTGTATTCAAGGCAAAGGTTATTATTAA
- a CDS encoding helix-turn-helix domain-containing protein — translation MEKRVRKNDLSADIISLGKRIEEIIKEKGLKTREVAHDADLDVENLRKYIKGKQEMKISTMLKIIKSLDVTPNDLFVFLNKQ, via the coding sequence ATGGAAAAAAGAGTTAGAAAGAACGATTTGAGTGCTGATATTATTTCTTTAGGGAAGCGTATAGAGGAGATTATAAAGGAGAAGGGGCTAAAGACCAGAGAAGTTGCTCATGATGCTGATTTGGATGTTGAGAACCTTAGGAAGTACATTAAAGGTAAACAAGAGATGAAGATTAGCACGATGCTTAAAATCATTAAATCTCTTGATGTTACTCCAAACGATTTATTTGTTTTCTTAAACAAGCAATAA
- a CDS encoding substrate-binding domain-containing protein has product MEFIAYSQKMKKNQYLVIVFILTIVLVSCENYSDKSPKIKIGFSQSIDNDIWRKSMDHAMEVEASLHPGVSLTIYNANRRAKNQIRDIENMIEQNVDVIIVAPYESDSIVPVLEKANTLGIPVIIVDRKVKTSNYTAFIGADNIEVGKIAGKQIVSLSKGKANIIEIRGESITSPGTERSLGFKKIIDQYPNIKSSSVDYDDFNSPNSKYLKLLTSNPNIDYVFSFNDIIAYKAWEITKKRFPNNRIKFIGVDGLNGPNGGLQLVKDGVLSGTVLYPTGGSEAIKVALKIINKEIVPKNNKLNTTMIDSLNADMMSSQFDKITVQQSNIEQQQNIIKNQEIKYSTQNNLLKLLFFLFLIVLGLALFSVYSRIIISRKKQELETKNLKIKNQRNQIKSYSEELKLSNEARLNFFTGLSHEFKTPLTLILSSVESLETEFKNKGISVTKEINLMYNNSRRLLRLINQLLDYRKMEDQKFTLRASKTNILDFSKSIISDFDREAKKKNIDFSLTTTNPDLEVYLDRNLMDKVYFNLLSNAFKFTPEKGKISITIKEDKSKNAVIIYFKDSGIGIPDHELGEVFNAFYQGSNSNRNGSGIGLHLSKSFVELHKGSIEIHSKNGAEFIITLPLGSAHLNEKEIIKDPVLDYVHHSDYLDLEVIQKSEFKNVEDKYSILYIEDNKDLLDFVSAKFSTDYTFFLSDGTDAIDKALELIPDIIICDLNLPEMSGLQICEILKKDLRTSHIPIIILTASDDQNSYLKALESGSDIFLTKPFNLKVLAQSIKGLLFNREKLRYYYSNNIVNFQEGSFGISEQDFLKKLNDLIGKNIENSSYTVEELASDLAISRVQLYRKVKAIMGISISDHINNLRLHESKELLKKSNLSISEIAYAVGFTTPNYFSSSFKNKFGMSPKEFKTLYLDPTL; this is encoded by the coding sequence ATGGAATTTATTGCATATTCACAAAAAATGAAAAAAAATCAGTATTTAGTAATAGTTTTCATTCTAACGATTGTATTAGTTTCATGTGAAAATTATTCAGATAAAAGTCCGAAGATTAAAATTGGATTCTCTCAAAGTATTGATAATGATATTTGGAGGAAATCGATGGATCATGCTATGGAGGTAGAAGCTTCACTTCATCCAGGAGTTTCATTAACAATTTATAATGCAAACCGTAGAGCTAAAAATCAGATTCGTGATATCGAAAATATGATTGAGCAAAATGTTGATGTTATTATTGTTGCGCCATATGAGTCTGACTCAATAGTCCCAGTTTTAGAAAAAGCTAATACACTTGGTATTCCGGTAATTATAGTAGACAGGAAGGTAAAAACATCTAATTACACTGCATTTATAGGGGCCGACAATATAGAGGTTGGTAAAATAGCTGGAAAGCAAATAGTATCATTATCTAAAGGTAAAGCAAACATCATTGAGATTAGAGGAGAATCAATTACTTCACCTGGTACAGAAAGGAGTCTTGGATTTAAAAAAATAATTGACCAATATCCGAATATAAAATCATCTAGTGTTGATTATGACGATTTTAACTCCCCAAACAGTAAATATTTAAAATTGTTAACTAGTAATCCTAACATTGATTATGTTTTTTCTTTTAATGACATAATAGCATACAAAGCATGGGAAATAACTAAAAAAAGATTTCCAAATAATCGAATCAAATTTATTGGAGTTGACGGCCTTAATGGTCCAAACGGAGGTTTACAATTAGTGAAAGATGGCGTTTTATCTGGAACCGTATTATATCCAACCGGTGGAAGTGAAGCTATTAAGGTAGCATTAAAAATTATAAATAAAGAAATTGTTCCAAAAAACAATAAGCTTAATACAACGATGATTGACTCACTGAATGCCGATATGATGAGTAGTCAGTTTGATAAAATAACTGTTCAGCAATCGAATATAGAGCAGCAACAAAATATTATTAAAAATCAAGAGATAAAGTACTCAACTCAAAATAATCTTTTGAAACTTTTATTTTTTTTATTTTTAATTGTTTTGGGTCTCGCATTATTTAGTGTCTACTCTAGAATCATAATTAGTCGTAAAAAACAAGAATTAGAAACAAAAAACTTAAAAATTAAAAACCAACGTAATCAAATTAAAAGTTATTCGGAAGAATTAAAATTGAGTAATGAAGCAAGATTAAATTTTTTCACTGGTTTGTCTCATGAATTTAAAACACCACTAACACTAATTTTAAGTTCAGTAGAATCTTTAGAAACGGAATTTAAAAATAAAGGAATTTCTGTAACTAAGGAAATTAATTTGATGTACAATAATTCGCGAAGATTATTGCGTCTTATTAATCAGTTATTAGATTACAGAAAAATGGAGGATCAGAAATTTACTTTAAGAGCATCCAAAACGAATATATTAGATTTTTCAAAGAGTATTATTTCTGATTTTGATAGGGAGGCAAAGAAAAAGAATATTGATTTTTCTTTAACAACAACAAATCCTGATTTAGAAGTGTATTTGGATCGTAATTTAATGGATAAAGTTTATTTTAACCTGTTATCTAATGCTTTTAAATTTACTCCTGAAAAAGGAAAAATTTCTATTACTATTAAAGAAGATAAAAGTAAAAATGCCGTTATAATTTATTTTAAGGATTCTGGAATTGGAATACCAGATCATGAATTAGGCGAGGTTTTTAATGCTTTCTATCAGGGGTCTAATAGCAACAGGAATGGATCTGGAATAGGACTTCATTTATCAAAAAGTTTCGTTGAACTACATAAAGGGAGTATCGAGATTCATTCAAAAAACGGTGCTGAATTTATAATTACATTACCCTTAGGCTCGGCACATCTCAATGAAAAAGAAATTATAAAAGACCCAGTTTTAGATTACGTTCATCATTCGGATTATCTGGATTTAGAGGTAATTCAAAAATCAGAGTTTAAGAACGTTGAAGATAAATATTCTATTTTATATATTGAAGACAACAAAGATCTTTTAGATTTTGTTTCGGCTAAATTTTCAACGGACTATACTTTTTTCTTGTCGGATGGGACCGATGCGATTGATAAAGCATTAGAGTTAATTCCAGACATTATTATATGTGATTTGAATTTGCCAGAAATGAGTGGTTTGCAAATATGTGAAATACTTAAGAAAGATTTAAGAACATCACATATTCCTATTATAATATTGACTGCTTCAGACGATCAAAATTCTTATCTAAAGGCATTGGAAAGTGGCTCAGATATATTTCTGACTAAACCTTTTAATCTAAAAGTTCTTGCACAGTCAATAAAAGGATTACTTTTCAACAGAGAAAAACTAAGGTACTATTATTCCAATAATATTGTCAATTTTCAGGAAGGTAGTTTTGGGATTTCTGAACAAGATTTTTTGAAAAAATTAAACGATTTAATTGGAAAAAACATAGAAAATTCGTCTTACACGGTTGAGGAGTTAGCAAGTGATTTAGCCATATCTCGTGTACAACTATACAGAAAAGTTAAAGCTATAATGGGAATCAGCATTAGTGATCATATCAATAATTTACGATTACACGAATCAAAAGAGTTGCTTAAAAAGTCAAATCTTTCAATTTCAGAAATTGCCTACGCTGTTGGTTTTACAACTCCTAATTATTTTTCTTCTTCATTTAAAAATAAGTTTGGAATGTCCCCAAAAGAGTTTAAAACCTTGTATCTTGACCCAACACTTTAA
- a CDS encoding sugar porter family MFS transporter, whose protein sequence is MNKIVVWSLIASLAGFLFGFDTVVISGADKKLQELWNSSDAFHGTVVMGMALWGTVFGAIFGGIPANKIGRKNTLIWIGVLFFFSAIGSALANDPIVFAIFRFLGGLGVGASTIAAPAYISEIAPAKDRGKLVAFYQFNIVLGILIAFLSNYLLRNAGENSWRWMMGVQAIPSLIYTLFIFNIPKSPRWLLSKSKNEEAKKVLDSMGQLADFEAIKREIEQDNTSAITNDTIFSKKYRTPLLLAFLIAFFNQLSGINAFLYYSPRIFQEAGLGESTALLSSIGIGAVNLVFTLIGVFLIDRLGRKVLMYIGSIGYIISLSLVAIAFFFHWQGLAVPLFLFFFIASHAVGQGAVIWVFISEIFPNHLRASGQAFGSTTHWILAAIIPSMIPFLFATIGPGIVFLFFAIMMVFQLLFVFVLMPETKGISLEELSEQLTKR, encoded by the coding sequence ATGAACAAAATTGTTGTTTGGTCTTTGATTGCCTCCTTAGCAGGATTTCTTTTTGGTTTTGATACAGTAGTTATTTCAGGAGCCGATAAAAAGTTACAAGAACTTTGGAATTCATCCGATGCTTTCCATGGAACAGTTGTTATGGGAATGGCTTTATGGGGTACTGTATTTGGAGCTATATTTGGAGGAATACCAGCTAATAAAATAGGGAGAAAAAATACTTTAATATGGATTGGAGTACTATTCTTCTTTTCAGCTATTGGATCTGCTTTAGCCAATGACCCAATAGTTTTTGCTATTTTTCGTTTTTTAGGCGGACTTGGAGTTGGCGCTTCAACAATAGCTGCTCCTGCTTATATTTCCGAAATAGCCCCTGCAAAAGACCGAGGTAAATTAGTTGCTTTTTACCAGTTTAATATCGTTTTAGGAATTCTTATTGCTTTTCTTTCAAATTACTTATTAAGGAATGCAGGGGAAAATTCATGGAGATGGATGATGGGAGTACAAGCAATTCCTTCTTTAATTTACACCCTTTTTATTTTTAACATTCCAAAAAGTCCAAGATGGTTATTGTCCAAATCCAAAAATGAGGAAGCGAAAAAGGTTTTGGACTCAATGGGACAGTTGGCTGATTTTGAAGCTATAAAAAGAGAGATAGAACAGGACAATACTTCGGCTATAACAAATGATACTATCTTTTCTAAAAAATACCGCACCCCTTTACTTTTGGCATTTTTGATTGCTTTTTTTAATCAGCTTTCTGGAATTAATGCTTTTTTATATTATTCGCCTAGAATTTTTCAAGAAGCTGGTTTGGGTGAAAGTACAGCTCTATTAAGCAGTATTGGTATTGGAGCGGTTAATCTAGTTTTTACTTTAATTGGTGTTTTCTTGATAGATAGATTAGGGCGAAAAGTTTTAATGTATATCGGATCTATAGGATACATTATTTCTCTCAGTTTAGTTGCAATTGCATTTTTCTTCCATTGGCAAGGGTTAGCAGTTCCTCTCTTTTTATTCTTTTTTATTGCTTCACATGCAGTTGGACAAGGTGCAGTTATTTGGGTCTTCATTTCTGAGATTTTCCCGAATCATTTAAGAGCATCTGGGCAGGCATTTGGAAGCACTACTCATTGGATATTGGCCGCAATTATTCCTTCAATGATTCCTTTTTTGTTTGCTACAATAGGACCAGGAATAGTTTTTTTATTTTTTGCAATTATGATGGTTTTTCAACTTCTTTTTGTTTTTGTCTTAATGCCTGAAACCAAAGGAATTTCTTTAGAGGAGCTAAGTGAACAATTAACAAAAAGATAG
- a CDS encoding glycoside hydrolase family 32 protein, protein MINKINIILIGSLMFSLTVKGQQLFDKKNTMEEELYRPNFHFTPKKGWMNDPNGMFFKDGYYHLYFQHYPDGNTWGPMHWGHAISTDMISWKEMPIALYPDEKGYIFSGSSVVDVNNSSGFSKNGIEPIVAMFTYHDMKEEKAGKSNYQSQAIAYSLDEGKTFIKYSENPVIKNPGIKDFRDPKIVWDPIHNQWLMVLAAGQKIMFYSSSNLKEWNLESDFGDGIGAHGGVWECPDLFPMAVQGTDEIKWVLFVSINPGGPNGGSATQYFVGDFDGTHFKLDPSFEKDLSNSEHKSIWIDYGRDNYAGVTWANIPDTNGRKLFMGWMSNWDYSQKVPTFKWRSAMTVARSVELRKIENSYKLVSQPVKELSNYRSVKYKKDAIAIKRTEKIIDSKAIDLSSTEINFKISDLKNSGFNFKLSNKQGDTLIFGYDNTNNNFFIDRRKSGKIDYSENFANRVSFAKRTSLNPNLEGKIILDKTSIELFFDNGETVMTEIFFPRSPFSELIIEPKSKEIILDNLELHQLNINQTKLK, encoded by the coding sequence ATGATAAATAAAATAAATATTATTCTAATAGGATCCCTGATGTTTTCTTTGACTGTAAAAGGGCAGCAGCTATTTGATAAAAAAAATACCATGGAAGAGGAATTATATAGGCCAAATTTTCATTTCACACCTAAAAAAGGTTGGATGAACGACCCTAATGGGATGTTTTTCAAAGATGGATATTATCACTTGTATTTTCAGCATTATCCAGATGGAAACACTTGGGGACCGATGCATTGGGGACATGCGATAAGTACTGATATGATCAGTTGGAAAGAGATGCCAATAGCACTATATCCTGATGAAAAGGGATATATATTTTCTGGAAGTTCTGTCGTAGACGTAAATAATAGTTCAGGGTTTTCTAAAAACGGCATTGAACCCATAGTTGCTATGTTTACTTATCATGATATGAAAGAGGAAAAAGCAGGCAAAAGTAATTATCAATCGCAAGCCATAGCTTATTCTTTAGATGAAGGTAAAACGTTTATTAAATATTCTGAAAATCCGGTTATTAAAAATCCTGGTATAAAAGATTTTAGAGATCCCAAAATAGTTTGGGATCCAATACATAACCAATGGTTGATGGTTTTGGCGGCAGGCCAAAAAATTATGTTTTACAGTTCTTCGAATTTAAAAGAATGGAATTTAGAATCTGATTTTGGAGATGGAATTGGCGCTCACGGAGGTGTTTGGGAATGTCCTGATTTATTTCCAATGGCAGTTCAAGGAACAGATGAAATTAAGTGGGTTTTATTTGTAAGTATTAATCCAGGCGGACCCAATGGAGGCAGTGCCACACAATATTTTGTGGGAGATTTTGACGGGACTCATTTTAAGTTAGATCCATCGTTTGAGAAAGACTTAAGTAATTCTGAGCATAAGTCAATTTGGATTGATTATGGAAGGGATAATTATGCTGGAGTAACCTGGGCTAATATTCCTGATACCAATGGGCGTAAATTATTTATGGGATGGATGTCAAATTGGGATTATTCGCAAAAAGTACCAACGTTCAAATGGAGAAGCGCAATGACAGTGGCTCGATCTGTTGAGCTCCGAAAAATAGAAAATAGTTACAAATTAGTGTCTCAACCAGTCAAAGAATTATCTAATTATAGAAGTGTTAAATATAAAAAAGATGCCATTGCTATAAAAAGAACTGAAAAGATAATTGATTCCAAAGCAATCGATTTATCAAGTACAGAAATCAATTTTAAAATTTCAGATTTAAAAAATAGTGGTTTCAACTTCAAACTTTCTAACAAACAAGGCGACACTTTGATTTTTGGGTATGATAATACCAATAATAATTTTTTTATTGACAGAAGAAAATCGGGCAAAATAGATTATTCAGAAAATTTTGCAAATCGTGTTTCTTTTGCTAAAAGAACCTCTTTAAACCCAAATTTGGAGGGGAAAATTATTCTTGACAAAACCTCGATAGAATTGTTTTTTGATAATGGAGAAACAGTAATGACAGAAATATTTTTCCCTAGATCGCCATTCAGCGAATTAATTATTGAGCCAAAATCAAAAGAAATTATTCTTGACAACCTAGAACTTCACCAACTAAATATTAACCAAACTAAATTAAAATGA